A single window of Archangium gephyra DNA harbors:
- a CDS encoding polyhydroxyalkanoate synthesis regulator DNA-binding domain-containing protein — MSEPEQAGVPGKEPKVIKRYTNRKLYDTVESRYVTLDEIAAMIKDGVEVQIVDNRTKEDLTSVTLAQIIFEEEKKRNRMPLTVLREIIRHPGESLTGFIQKEVTPRVASIREEAESRLDKLLRREKEDGTEEAAPPSAEQPAEQQDANAPGGPAELLKASQRALEDWQRKIDERVKHAVENLAGNLPALGRDMAVLTQRLEELEKKLDELEKNKQQ; from the coding sequence ATGAGCGAGCCAGAGCAGGCAGGCGTGCCGGGCAAGGAGCCCAAGGTCATCAAGCGGTACACCAACCGCAAGCTCTACGACACCGTCGAGAGCCGGTATGTGACCCTGGATGAGATCGCCGCAATGATCAAAGACGGGGTGGAGGTCCAGATCGTCGACAACCGGACGAAGGAGGACCTCACCTCGGTCACGCTGGCGCAGATCATCTTCGAGGAGGAGAAGAAGCGGAACCGGATGCCGCTGACGGTGCTCCGGGAGATCATCCGCCACCCGGGCGAGTCGCTGACGGGCTTCATCCAGAAGGAAGTCACCCCGCGGGTGGCCTCCATCCGGGAGGAGGCCGAGTCGCGGCTGGACAAGCTGCTGAGGCGCGAGAAGGAGGACGGCACGGAAGAGGCCGCGCCCCCGTCCGCCGAGCAGCCGGCCGAGCAGCAGGACGCCAACGCGCCAGGAGGCCCGGCGGAGCTGCTCAAGGCGAGCCAGCGGGCGCTGGAGGACTGGCAGCGGAAGATCGACGAGCGGGTGAAGCACGCCGTGGAGAACCTGGCGGGCAACCTGCCGGCGCTGGGCCGCGACATGGCGGTGCTGACGCAGCGGCTGGAAGAGCTCGAGAAGAAGCTGGACGAGCTCGAGAAGAACAAGCAGCAGTAG
- a CDS encoding ParA family protein: MRRIAFINEKGGTCKTTLAVNTAAWLARERGLKVLLVDLDTQGHAGKSLGLDVRTLPRNVFHLLTDPAVRLEDVVHPSAVEGLSVLPAYKEMADFPLVVAPDERRAHRLSERLEAAEAAGFDVIVFDAPPSMGITTRNILVAATEVVVPVALTYFALDGCAEVADTVRQVAETEGRPGLRITKVVPTLYRRTALATAILERLKAYFPETLAATPLGYNVKVDEAQSHGKTIWEYAPSSTGARMLAAIATEIFDGAPAKAARRGKKASRVA; the protein is encoded by the coding sequence ATGCGGCGCATCGCCTTCATCAACGAGAAGGGTGGCACCTGCAAGACGACGCTGGCGGTCAACACCGCGGCGTGGCTCGCGCGGGAGCGCGGGCTGAAGGTCCTGCTGGTGGACCTGGACACGCAGGGGCACGCGGGCAAGTCGCTCGGCCTGGACGTGCGCACCCTGCCGCGCAACGTCTTCCACCTGCTCACCGACCCGGCCGTGCGCCTGGAGGATGTGGTGCATCCCTCGGCCGTCGAGGGCCTGTCCGTCCTGCCCGCCTACAAGGAGATGGCGGACTTCCCCCTGGTGGTGGCCCCGGACGAGCGCCGCGCGCACCGGCTCTCCGAGCGGCTCGAGGCCGCGGAGGCCGCCGGCTTCGACGTCATCGTCTTCGACGCGCCGCCCTCCATGGGTATCACCACGCGCAACATCCTCGTGGCCGCCACCGAGGTGGTGGTGCCCGTGGCCCTCACGTACTTCGCGCTCGACGGGTGCGCCGAGGTGGCCGACACCGTGCGTCAGGTCGCCGAGACCGAGGGCCGTCCCGGCTTGCGCATCACCAAGGTGGTGCCCACCCTGTACCGCCGTACCGCGCTCGCCACCGCCATTCTCGAGCGCCTCAAGGCCTACTTCCCTGAGACCCTCGCCGCCACGCCGCTGGGCTACAACGTCAAGGTGGATGAGGCGCAGAGCCACGGGAAGACCATCTGGGAGTACGCCCCGAGCAGCACCGGCGCCCGGATGCTCGCCGCCATCGCCACGGAGATCTTCGACGGGGCGCCCGCCAAGGCCGCCAGGCGCGGGAAGAAGGCCTCCCGCGTGGCCTGA
- a CDS encoding endonuclease V — protein MLACMDVDYRTEVTVAACVLFRDWADAAEASHLVERGPPAEPYEPGQFFRRELPHLLKVLAGVPEPLETVVIDGYVWLGEERPGLGAHLYEALGRRVPVIGVAKTAFHSSQFAVPVLRGQSQRPLFVTAVGVEAGAAAECVRRMHGASRLPTLLNRVDRLCRDS, from the coding sequence ATGCTGGCCTGTATGGACGTGGACTACCGGACGGAAGTCACCGTGGCCGCCTGTGTGCTCTTCCGGGACTGGGCCGATGCCGCCGAGGCCTCGCACCTCGTGGAGCGCGGCCCCCCCGCCGAGCCCTATGAGCCCGGCCAGTTCTTCCGCCGCGAGCTGCCCCACCTGTTGAAGGTGCTCGCGGGCGTCCCGGAGCCGCTGGAGACGGTGGTCATCGACGGGTACGTGTGGCTGGGCGAGGAGCGGCCCGGGTTGGGCGCGCACCTGTACGAGGCGCTCGGGCGGCGCGTGCCGGTCATCGGCGTGGCCAAGACGGCGTTCCACTCCAGCCAGTTCGCGGTGCCGGTGCTGCGCGGGCAGAGCCAGCGTCCCCTGTTCGTCACCGCGGTGGGGGTGGAGGCCGGCGCCGCCGCGGAGTGCGTGCGGCGGATGCACGGGGCCTCGAGGCTTCCCACGCTGCTCAACCGGGTGGACCGGTTGTGCCGGGACTCGTGA
- a CDS encoding ArsA family ATPase — MAGLLDKRVWIVSGKGGVGKSTIAAALALRSARAGRRTLVCEINTQERISRLLGHQPVGPEVTKLEDNLWAVDVRPQEAMREYALMVLRFETLYKTVFENKVVRYFLRFIPSLQELVLLGKILYHAQEKRPDGKPLWDTLVMDAPATGHAITFLRVPQVLLQTLPPGPMTREAMKMRDILEDPATTAAVLVSLPEELPVNETLELHAALRDQVKVRTHAAVLNAAFHERFTEDDLEALVDQPELLRVARSHHDRAAQTVLAEMKLERNLHVPVYQVPRIFTPGFDRSAIEQVMGHLEPLVTGKAGA; from the coding sequence ATGGCCGGCCTGCTCGACAAGAGGGTGTGGATCGTCTCTGGTAAGGGTGGCGTGGGCAAGAGCACCATCGCCGCGGCGCTGGCGTTGCGCTCGGCGCGCGCCGGCAGGCGTACCCTGGTGTGTGAAATCAACACCCAGGAGCGCATCAGCCGCCTGCTCGGGCATCAGCCCGTGGGCCCTGAAGTGACGAAATTGGAGGACAACCTCTGGGCGGTGGACGTGCGCCCCCAGGAGGCCATGCGCGAGTACGCGCTCATGGTCCTGCGCTTCGAGACCCTCTACAAGACGGTCTTCGAGAACAAGGTGGTGCGCTACTTCCTGCGCTTCATCCCCTCGCTGCAGGAGCTGGTGCTGCTGGGGAAGATCCTCTACCACGCCCAGGAGAAGCGGCCGGATGGCAAGCCCTTGTGGGACACGCTCGTCATGGACGCGCCGGCCACGGGCCACGCCATCACCTTCCTGCGGGTGCCGCAGGTGCTGCTGCAGACGCTGCCGCCCGGGCCCATGACCCGCGAGGCCATGAAGATGCGTGACATCCTGGAGGACCCGGCGACGACGGCCGCGGTGCTGGTGTCGCTGCCCGAGGAGCTGCCGGTGAACGAGACGCTGGAGCTGCACGCGGCCCTGCGGGACCAGGTGAAGGTGCGCACGCACGCGGCGGTGCTGAACGCGGCCTTCCACGAGCGCTTCACCGAGGATGACCTGGAGGCGCTGGTGGACCAGCCGGAGCTGCTGCGGGTGGCGCGCTCGCACCATGACCGGGCGGCGCAGACGGTGCTCGCGGAGATGAAGCTGGAGCGCAACCTGCACGTGCCGGTGTACCAGGTGCCCCGCATCTTCACGCCGGGCTTCGATCGCTCGGCCATCGAGCAGGTGATGGGACACCTGGAGCCCCTGGTGACGGGGAAGGCAGGGGCATGA
- a CDS encoding ELWxxDGT repeat protein, translating into MQRRRYPGPEAILLALLTGLIAGCAPSQPTGPDETQLQERHQRLSGSEPYLVRDLNPTGQGSRPDGGAVAAQDRVFFARNAAESELWKSDGTQAGTVLVKRFQYDQYKLQLLSAMEGTVFFQDLLHSTLWKSDGTEAGTVRLTPVNHSTNMGNLPLVRDSAVLNGRLYLLTATSLWVSDGTATGTVSIKTLPVDSTSPSGRLVAANGLLFFTVYPPSGGAELWKSDGTAAGTARLKAISNEPVLSRASTHELVALNSTLFVTAYSDSLWSLWKSDGTVDGTVILQDGLPSIGGLTISNGRLYYETTSALWTTDGTKDGTRSLTSRAVTTNSLMATSGGLVFSLYQDDTGVTLWRSNGTVADTTPLADPCPGSTHGSPARLAGVNGVAFFSLSCGTAHTGLWKSDGTASGTRRVTDTSLWTGDNSTPTPTGTISVDMGGTLFFWADDDRHGLEPWKSDGTASSTVLVRDIIPTPASSNPHDFVAMGGSVFFTAEDSRNGLGLWKSDGTADGTVRLTSLSPWDNTALLTPVNGTLFFAQHSGQLWKSDGTTAGTLKVRSFTPSMGSDVKLLALTDFGGTLFFALQDDGRTELWKSDGSEAGTMRVKELPRISMEELPNSGKETQVAYPRVVNGSLFFIVGYPAENMELWKSDGTEAGTVRVKTLFNGYSRFWTWMHSVAVADGKYFALIGSDLWMSNGTEAGTTLLTNVMERVHPIALAEANGTLLLLSSETNSRGDSDIGLWKSNGMAGGTTRLRTLFSKANQLVGFLYSANVRGRQYLILYSPERKDYELWRSDGTAESTSFVYPMELSSSTSTGLIDFAPLSQTPPLFAEVGKRLLFVRNGGQGRELWALPLAPVDCPSPALVVQASGPNGAHVEFPTIRRADDVDPALSITYSHASGSLFPLGDTPVTLTASHPAYPANTCTFSISVRDSLGPTVQCPANLSVDAPLGKDGVSIQYPPATAADAVSTPVLEYSHASGSTFPIGITTVEVKATDAAGNVTTCAFKVDVAPPLQRCGCGSTSPAAAFGWLMVLVPLVLRRRGARG; encoded by the coding sequence ATGCAGAGGAGGAGATACCCAGGTCCCGAGGCCATCCTGTTGGCCCTTCTGACGGGACTGATAGCCGGGTGTGCGCCGTCCCAGCCCACCGGTCCGGACGAGACCCAACTCCAGGAACGCCACCAGCGCCTATCCGGCAGCGAGCCGTATCTGGTGCGCGACCTCAATCCCACGGGGCAGGGCTCGCGGCCCGATGGAGGAGCCGTGGCCGCCCAGGACCGGGTCTTCTTCGCCCGCAACGCCGCGGAGTCGGAGCTGTGGAAGAGCGACGGCACGCAGGCGGGCACGGTGCTCGTGAAGCGATTCCAGTACGATCAATACAAGCTCCAACTCCTCAGCGCCATGGAGGGCACGGTGTTCTTCCAGGACCTCCTCCACTCCACCTTGTGGAAGAGCGACGGCACCGAAGCCGGCACGGTGCGCCTCACGCCTGTGAATCACTCTACCAACATGGGCAACCTTCCCCTGGTGCGGGACTCGGCGGTGCTGAACGGCCGACTCTATCTGCTCACCGCCACCTCGCTCTGGGTGAGCGATGGCACGGCGACCGGCACCGTGTCCATCAAGACCCTCCCAGTCGACAGCACATCCCCCTCTGGCCGGCTGGTGGCCGCCAATGGCCTGCTCTTCTTCACCGTCTATCCCCCGAGTGGTGGCGCCGAACTATGGAAGAGCGACGGTACAGCGGCAGGCACGGCGCGGCTCAAAGCCATCTCGAACGAGCCAGTCCTCTCCCGCGCCTCCACTCACGAGTTGGTGGCCCTCAACAGCACCCTCTTCGTCACCGCCTATTCCGACAGCCTTTGGAGCCTCTGGAAGAGCGACGGCACGGTGGATGGCACCGTCATCCTCCAGGACGGACTTCCCTCCATCGGCGGCCTGACGATCTCGAATGGGCGGCTCTACTACGAAACCACCAGCGCTCTGTGGACGACGGATGGAACGAAGGACGGGACGCGGAGCCTCACGAGCCGCGCTGTCACCACCAACAGCCTGATGGCCACGAGCGGAGGTCTCGTCTTCTCCCTCTACCAGGACGATACCGGCGTGACGCTGTGGCGCAGCAACGGGACGGTGGCTGATACGACGCCATTGGCAGACCCCTGCCCCGGCAGCACCCATGGGTCCCCGGCCCGCCTGGCAGGTGTGAATGGTGTGGCGTTCTTCTCCCTTTCCTGCGGAACCGCTCATACCGGGCTGTGGAAGAGTGATGGCACGGCGAGCGGCACGAGGCGTGTGACGGACACCTCCCTCTGGACTGGTGACAACAGTACGCCCACTCCCACTGGCACCATCTCGGTGGACATGGGCGGGACACTCTTCTTCTGGGCCGATGATGATCGACACGGCCTCGAGCCGTGGAAGAGCGACGGCACGGCGAGCAGCACGGTTCTCGTGCGCGACATCATTCCCACCCCGGCGAGCTCCAATCCGCATGACTTCGTGGCGATGGGCGGCTCGGTCTTCTTCACGGCGGAGGATAGCCGCAATGGCCTGGGACTCTGGAAGAGCGATGGCACGGCGGACGGGACAGTGCGCTTGACGAGCCTCTCCCCGTGGGACAACACCGCCTTGCTGACCCCCGTCAACGGTACACTCTTCTTCGCCCAGCACAGCGGCCAGTTGTGGAAGAGCGATGGGACGACAGCAGGCACGCTGAAGGTCAGATCCTTCACGCCCAGCATGGGCTCCGACGTGAAGCTCCTCGCGTTGACCGACTTCGGCGGAACGCTCTTCTTCGCCCTCCAGGACGATGGCCGCACGGAACTCTGGAAGAGCGATGGGTCGGAGGCCGGCACGATGCGTGTAAAGGAGTTGCCGCGCATCAGCATGGAGGAATTGCCGAACTCCGGTAAAGAGACACAAGTCGCCTACCCAAGGGTCGTGAACGGAAGCCTCTTCTTCATCGTGGGCTATCCCGCGGAAAACATGGAGCTGTGGAAAAGCGATGGAACGGAGGCCGGCACGGTGCGCGTGAAGACCCTGTTCAACGGTTACTCCAGATTCTGGACTTGGATGCACTCAGTGGCGGTGGCGGACGGGAAGTATTTCGCGCTCATCGGCTCGGATCTGTGGATGAGTAATGGAACCGAAGCCGGCACCACCCTGCTCACGAATGTCATGGAGCGAGTCCACCCCATAGCGCTCGCGGAGGCGAACGGAACGCTCCTGCTGCTCTCCTCCGAGACAAACTCACGCGGCGATAGCGACATTGGGCTGTGGAAGAGCAACGGAATGGCGGGGGGAACGACCCGGCTTCGCACGCTCTTCTCTAAAGCCAACCAGCTGGTAGGCTTCCTTTACAGCGCCAATGTGAGGGGAAGGCAATACCTCATCCTCTACTCCCCCGAGCGCAAGGACTACGAGCTGTGGCGCAGCGATGGGACGGCGGAGAGCACGAGCTTCGTGTATCCCATGGAACTCAGCTCCAGCACCTCCACCGGACTGATTGACTTCGCGCCGCTCAGCCAGACCCCTCCGCTCTTCGCAGAAGTGGGCAAGCGGCTCTTGTTCGTGCGCAACGGGGGGCAGGGCCGGGAACTGTGGGCACTGCCGCTGGCTCCCGTCGATTGTCCATCCCCCGCCCTCGTGGTCCAGGCTTCAGGCCCAAACGGCGCCCACGTGGAGTTCCCTACCATCCGTCGGGCTGATGACGTCGACCCCGCCCTGTCCATTACCTACAGCCATGCCTCGGGGAGCCTGTTCCCGCTGGGGGACACCCCGGTGACGCTCACCGCGTCCCACCCGGCGTACCCGGCCAACACGTGCACCTTCTCCATCTCCGTCCGGGACTCGCTCGGCCCCACGGTGCAGTGTCCGGCGAATCTCTCCGTGGACGCTCCGCTCGGCAAGGACGGTGTGAGCATCCAGTACCCGCCGGCCACGGCGGCGGACGCCGTGTCCACGCCGGTCCTGGAGTACAGCCACGCGTCCGGGAGCACCTTCCCCATCGGCATCACCACCGTGGAGGTCAAGGCGACGGACGCGGCCGGCAACGTCACCACCTGCGCCTTCAAGGTCGACGTCGCGCCTCCCCTCCAGCGGTGCGGCTGCGGCTCCACGTCGCCCGCCGCGGCCTTCGGCTGGTTGATGGTGCTCGTGCCGCTGGTGCTGCGCCGCCGTGGCGCACGGGGCTGA
- a CDS encoding tetratricopeptide repeat protein has protein sequence MLATWRKWVLVGVLGLVGCRTTGTAVRETPETPRQQVQFDPVTVTADLELASLNDEELFAGGTSAFAANDFTKAARYFGRLVDFHPQSKHRDEALYNAGLAHERLEQWEEAYLRFSELADAEKGTGDALDAAFRMAETQYHLERFAEAARVLGTIAGRADLPVGKRLEAQVQQGVCELELGQSEKAEKTLRQALSTYDSLADKDEVEDYVPGQAHFFIGEIYRQHYAQVKLDPAKGSDALANDLNYKAELLLSAQGNYLRAIRVGNGHWATAAGAQIGAMYENLYEHLVNSPAPAELDAEEAAIYREEVRKKVRILLTKSINIYERTLEAAERIGSQNTFVDKTRQSLEKMKALLLADTESAPVPEDESTQSKPHS, from the coding sequence ATGTTGGCCACCTGGCGCAAGTGGGTGTTGGTGGGAGTCCTGGGCCTGGTGGGGTGCCGGACGACGGGCACGGCGGTGCGCGAGACGCCGGAGACGCCCCGGCAGCAGGTGCAGTTCGACCCCGTGACGGTGACGGCGGATCTGGAGCTGGCCTCGCTCAATGACGAGGAGCTGTTCGCCGGAGGCACGTCGGCCTTCGCGGCCAACGACTTCACCAAGGCGGCGCGCTACTTCGGCCGGCTGGTGGACTTCCACCCCCAGAGCAAGCACCGCGACGAGGCGCTCTACAACGCGGGCCTGGCCCACGAGCGGCTGGAGCAGTGGGAGGAGGCGTACCTGCGCTTCTCCGAGCTGGCGGACGCGGAGAAGGGCACCGGTGACGCGCTGGACGCGGCCTTCCGCATGGCCGAGACGCAGTACCACCTGGAGCGCTTCGCGGAGGCCGCCAGGGTGCTGGGCACCATCGCCGGGCGCGCGGATCTGCCGGTGGGCAAGCGCCTGGAGGCCCAGGTGCAGCAGGGCGTGTGCGAGCTGGAGCTGGGGCAGAGCGAGAAGGCGGAGAAGACGCTGCGTCAGGCGCTCTCCACGTACGACTCCCTGGCGGACAAGGACGAGGTCGAGGACTACGTCCCGGGGCAGGCGCACTTCTTCATCGGGGAGATCTACCGGCAGCACTACGCCCAGGTGAAGCTGGACCCGGCCAAGGGCAGCGACGCGCTGGCGAACGACCTGAACTACAAGGCCGAGCTGCTGCTGTCGGCCCAGGGCAACTACCTGCGCGCCATCCGCGTGGGCAACGGCCACTGGGCGACGGCGGCCGGAGCGCAGATCGGCGCGATGTACGAGAACCTCTACGAGCACCTGGTGAACTCGCCGGCCCCGGCGGAGCTGGACGCGGAGGAGGCGGCCATCTACCGCGAGGAGGTGCGCAAGAAGGTGCGGATCCTGCTCACCAAGTCCATCAACATCTACGAGCGCACGCTGGAGGCGGCCGAGCGCATCGGCTCGCAGAACACGTTCGTGGACAAGACGCGCCAGAGCCTGGAGAAGATGAAGGCGCTGCTGCTCGCGGACACGGAGTCGGCGCCCGTCCCCGAGGACGAGTCCACCCAGTCCAAGCCGCACTCCTGA
- a CDS encoding ArsA family ATPase: MNALSEALKTKRVLVCVGSGGVGKTTISATLALRSAVDGRTSLVCTIDPAKRLANSLGLNALGNVEAEVPASALEPLGVKPRGRLHAMMLDMKQTWDDLILKYAPPDKREKILSNRFYQSLSSALAGSQEYIAMEKLWELRTKRDYELIVLDTPPTAHALDFLEAPNRVLDFLDNEAAKWLLTPALAAGRIGLSLFSLGSSYAAKTISKFTGTETLQELAAFMMAIAPMNESFRERARGVRELLEAKQTGFVLVTSPGRERLDEVMHFHRLLKQNEMDVVAVVVNRVHPMPGAQLWEEMRSLIPARRAKMEQTLRELTLLAEQDARGIAELQAAVGNTPLIQVPRFELDVHDIGALWRTGRYLIGEEVIPGPTSPLPSGEGRGEGSSPPG; encoded by the coding sequence ATGAACGCGCTCTCCGAGGCCTTGAAGACGAAGCGCGTGCTGGTGTGTGTCGGCTCGGGAGGCGTGGGAAAGACGACCATCTCCGCGACGCTGGCGCTGCGCTCGGCGGTGGATGGGCGCACCAGCCTGGTGTGCACCATCGACCCGGCCAAGCGGCTGGCCAACTCGCTGGGGCTCAACGCCCTGGGCAACGTGGAGGCCGAGGTCCCCGCCTCCGCCCTGGAGCCCCTGGGCGTCAAACCCCGGGGCCGGCTCCACGCGATGATGCTGGACATGAAGCAGACGTGGGACGACCTCATCCTCAAGTACGCCCCACCGGACAAGCGCGAGAAGATCCTCTCCAACCGCTTCTACCAGTCGCTCTCCAGCGCGCTCGCGGGCAGCCAGGAGTACATCGCGATGGAGAAGCTGTGGGAGCTGCGCACCAAGCGCGACTACGAGCTCATCGTGCTCGACACGCCGCCCACGGCGCACGCGCTGGACTTCCTCGAGGCGCCCAACCGGGTGCTGGACTTCCTCGACAACGAGGCGGCCAAGTGGCTGCTCACGCCGGCGCTGGCGGCGGGCCGGATTGGGCTGTCCCTGTTCAGCCTGGGCAGCAGCTACGCGGCGAAGACGATCTCCAAGTTCACCGGCACGGAGACGCTGCAGGAGCTGGCGGCCTTCATGATGGCCATCGCGCCGATGAACGAGAGCTTCCGGGAGCGGGCGCGCGGGGTGCGCGAGCTGCTGGAGGCGAAGCAGACGGGCTTCGTGCTGGTGACGAGCCCGGGCCGCGAGCGGCTGGACGAGGTGATGCACTTCCACCGGCTGCTCAAGCAGAACGAGATGGACGTGGTGGCGGTGGTGGTCAACCGCGTGCACCCGATGCCGGGAGCGCAGCTGTGGGAGGAGATGCGGAGCCTCATCCCGGCGCGGCGAGCGAAGATGGAGCAGACGCTGCGGGAGCTGACGCTGCTGGCGGAGCAGGACGCCCGGGGCATCGCCGAGCTGCAGGCGGCGGTCGGGAACACGCCGCTCATCCAGGTGCCGCGCTTCGAGCTGGACGTGCATGACATCGGGGCGCTGTGGCGGACGGGACGCTACCTGATTGGAGAAGAAGTGATTCCCGGCCCCACTTCCCCTCTCCCCTCGGGAGAGGGACGGGGTGAGGGTTCCAGTCCCCCGGGTTGA
- a CDS encoding cation:proton antiporter, whose amino-acid sequence MQMTVWFIVAGALLVGMSLGGSVLKRLPLSTSLLYLVVGFVLGRVGLGRLDAYAQAALLERLTEVGVLISLFTAGLKLRAPFKDPQWRIAVRLAFLAMALTVGLVTAVGVGWLGLPLGAAVLLGAVLAPTDPVLASDVQMVHPLQRDALRFGLTGEAGFNDGTAFPFVMLGLGLLGLHPLGEGLWRWVVVDVLWAVVAGLGVGTLLGGAVGRLVLYLRRTHREAVGLDDFLALGLISLSYGLALLVHAYGFLAVFAAGLALRRIEKRSNAGKPPEEVLAHARASPDAATDPEHAPAYMANAVLDFNEQLERLGEVSLVLVLGILLAGLKLPSEALWFTPLLFLVIRPAVVLVTLAGTRTSRSQRWLMSWFGIRGIGSLYYLFYALGHGLDESLAHRLVPFVLTVVAISIVVHGISVTPLMQRYERRQAQKEAKA is encoded by the coding sequence ATGCAGATGACGGTGTGGTTCATCGTGGCCGGCGCGCTCCTCGTCGGCATGTCGCTGGGGGGCTCGGTGCTCAAGCGCCTGCCCCTGTCCACCTCGCTGCTCTACCTGGTGGTGGGCTTCGTCCTGGGCCGCGTGGGCCTCGGCCGGCTCGATGCCTATGCGCAGGCGGCGCTGCTCGAGCGCCTCACGGAGGTGGGCGTGCTCATCTCCCTCTTCACCGCGGGCTTGAAGCTGCGAGCGCCCTTCAAGGACCCACAGTGGCGCATCGCCGTGCGGCTCGCCTTCCTGGCGATGGCGCTCACCGTGGGGCTCGTGACCGCCGTGGGCGTGGGGTGGCTGGGGCTGCCCCTGGGCGCGGCCGTGCTGCTGGGCGCGGTGCTCGCGCCGACGGATCCCGTGCTCGCCTCGGACGTGCAGATGGTGCACCCCCTGCAGCGGGATGCCCTGCGCTTCGGACTCACCGGCGAGGCCGGTTTCAATGACGGCACCGCCTTTCCCTTCGTGATGCTCGGCCTGGGCCTGCTCGGGCTTCACCCGCTGGGCGAGGGGCTGTGGCGCTGGGTGGTGGTGGATGTGCTGTGGGCCGTGGTGGCGGGGCTCGGTGTGGGCACGTTGCTGGGAGGCGCCGTCGGACGGCTCGTGCTCTACCTGCGGCGCACCCACCGCGAGGCCGTGGGGCTGGATGACTTCCTCGCCCTGGGGCTCATCTCGCTCTCCTATGGGCTGGCGCTGCTGGTGCACGCCTATGGCTTCCTCGCCGTGTTCGCCGCCGGGCTCGCGCTGCGGCGCATCGAGAAGCGCTCCAACGCGGGCAAGCCTCCAGAGGAGGTGCTCGCGCACGCCCGCGCCTCGCCGGATGCGGCCACCGACCCGGAGCATGCCCCGGCCTACATGGCCAACGCGGTGCTCGACTTCAACGAGCAGCTCGAGCGCCTGGGCGAGGTGAGTCTCGTGCTGGTGCTCGGCATCCTCCTGGCGGGCTTGAAGCTGCCGTCCGAGGCGCTCTGGTTCACCCCGCTGCTCTTCCTCGTCATCCGGCCCGCCGTCGTGCTCGTCACGCTCGCCGGCACACGCACCTCACGCTCCCAGCGCTGGCTGATGAGCTGGTTCGGCATCCGGGGCATCGGCTCGCTCTATTATCTCTTCTATGCGCTCGGTCATGGCCTGGACGAGTCGCTGGCGCACCGGCTGGTGCCCTTCGTGCTCACCGTGGTGGCCATCTCCATCGTGGTGCATGGCATCTCGGTGACGCCCCTGATGCAGCGCTACGAGCGCCGCCAGGCCCAGAAGGAGGCCAAGGCATGA
- a CDS encoding MmcQ/YjbR family DNA-binding protein, which produces MTPNDVRKLALSLPEAEEQAHFDKPSFRVRGKIFATLWEKEKRAVLKLSLEEQEAFVKLQPEVFAVTPWGHQGWTSVELARVDRALLGKLLVEAWRRIAPKRVVAAWDAAHPRAPAK; this is translated from the coding sequence ATGACTCCCAACGACGTCCGGAAGCTGGCGCTGTCGCTGCCCGAGGCCGAGGAGCAGGCGCACTTCGACAAGCCGTCGTTCCGGGTGCGGGGGAAGATCTTCGCGACGCTCTGGGAGAAGGAGAAGCGCGCCGTCCTCAAGCTGTCCCTCGAGGAGCAGGAGGCCTTCGTGAAGCTGCAGCCCGAGGTCTTCGCCGTCACGCCGTGGGGGCACCAGGGGTGGACGAGCGTCGAGCTCGCGCGCGTGGACCGGGCGCTGTTGGGCAAGCTGCTCGTCGAGGCGTGGCGGCGGATCGCTCCCAAGCGCGTGGTGGCGGCCTGGGACGCGGCCCACCCTCGCGCTCCGGCGAAGTGA